ATGACCATCTTCCTAGAAATTATAGTTAGTGTTATCTTATTATGTTCCTAGAAACAAAAACATATTCACGATACTGTACACTGTTATATATCTAAGTTATAATGATGGAGTCAACTTAGCAATCGGATTTGTTGTTTTTGCTCTATATCTAGTTGTTTATGATAGTATTTTGTTATCTAGCACAAAATTCGCTTTTTATTTCTTTCCAGGATTTATATTTGTTTCCATTTTTTCTAGAAAGCAGGAAAACAAAATATGTTATCACTTAGTCCTCTCCATCTTTGTCCCTAGTTCCAGACAATGAATGACATGTACCTTCATAAATGTTCCCTTTTCATGATTTATATTTTAAAGAAAAgaattgcatgcatgcatatatagcATTTTTGTCATTCCGGCGCACGGATCAAATAAGTTAACCATTTCCCCTCATCTTACAATAAAAAGAATTTCGCATGCtccaagaaaattcaaaaaaaaaattgcatGCATCTTTCCATAATGCAAGCAGGGTGATGATCGTGCTTGGCTACTAACGATGAAtttcaaaagaaaaacaaaatgtACTTTATAAATAAAAAAATAAGCACGTGATTTTAGTCAGGCCACTAATATCTTTCGCTGATCCACTTTACAATAAGAAATGTGTACTAGCTTCAAAAAAAAATAAGAAATGTGTACGCACCGCAACTTTTCTTCTTCTTTCAAATCAAAGCACAAGTCAAAAAAAGTAGAGCGTGTCTCATCTTTTCACACACACGTTACGCGCACATATGGCTGGTCTCCAGGAAGGTAGGCGTTTAGTATTCTACAGTGTCACTAGATCCTACTTCCTTCGTTTCAAAAtaaatgacccaactttatactaactttaattTTGTACTAAACACGAGCCATACCGTGGGCGTCACCTTCCTTTCCACAGCACCACGGCCACTTCGACGCTGTAAAAAACTACGCAGAGCATCGCACATACACACGGCCAGAGTCAAAGGTACAGAGTTCAGACACCATACCATGCGTGCTCCGGCGAGCCTCCTGCACCGAGCCACCCCTCGCCACCACCAGCCCCGGCGAGCCGTCGTCGTCGCCGGTGAGCATGCAGGTCCCGgagcagcagcggcagcagagGGCGCCCGTGATGGCAATGAACTCGGACATGGTGGTCATCCTGGCGTCGCTCTTGTGCGCGCTCGTCCTCGCCCTCGTCACCCACTGCGCATGCAGACGCCGGCGCTACGCCAATTCTCCTCCTCCCCCCAAGGGCCTCAAGAAGAAGGACATCGATGCTCTCCCCACCGTCTCCTTCGCTGCCGCGGCTCCAGCgcagtcatcgtcgtcgtcgtcgtcgtcagaatGCGGGATCTGCCTGGCCGAGTTCATGGAGGGGGAGGGACTGCGCGTGCTCCCGCAGTGCGGCCACGGCTTTCATGTCGCATGCGTCGACGCCTGGCTACGGACCTGCGCCACATGCCCCTCCTGCCGCGCCCCCATGGTTGCCACGCCCGCGACTCCCACTGTGGTGGTCGTAGTGGCGGCGAACAACAGGTGCGAGAGGTGCGGCGATCGAGATGGCGGCGCCTAACGGTGGCGTCGAGAACATGTCCTTACCCCTATTTTCTTCATTCTCTGCTTTTTAGCTAGCCTGGCTGTCGATCTGATGTCTCTTAACAGGCTAGACTTGTGTTTACTTAAGATTTGTAATTTAATCAGGCCCTGTACTGGCTTGCTGCATTCGGCGCCCAGCAAAACATTGCTCTGCTAGTACTCGTGCAAGTGGCCATGAACAAGTCACCTACTCTCTGCGATATTCACCTCTTGTCCTCTTCGTTTATCGGCCGGGACAAATCACCAGTtaatcttcttcctttttcttttgcggGTGAAAACAATGTATTACTCATCACCAAGGTTCATACAATCAATCACAGCTAGCTCTCCAGAACCTAACCAAGTCATGGTTTCTACCCTAAAGGCGAGAAAATTTTGCTACCACTTCATCTTCTTTGACCTGGAACAAATCATTGAGCATCTCGTTCAATTGAAAATAGCTTCAGTTTCGTCTTGGTTTTGACACCAAATGGTTGCCATCGACCATGGATTAGGGGTCTGGCAGTCCTCTTCGGACTAAAATAATCCTAAGTATCGTGCACgtgcggcatg
This portion of the Triticum dicoccoides isolate Atlit2015 ecotype Zavitan chromosome 7A, WEW_v2.0, whole genome shotgun sequence genome encodes:
- the LOC119328683 gene encoding RING-H2 finger protein ATL80-like, with the protein product MQVPEQQRQQRAPVMAMNSDMVVILASLLCALVLALVTHCACRRRRYANSPPPPKGLKKKDIDALPTVSFAAAAPAQSSSSSSSSECGICLAEFMEGEGLRVLPQCGHGFHVACVDAWLRTCATCPSCRAPMVATPATPTVVVVVAANNRCERCGDRDGGA